The following proteins come from a genomic window of Vanessa tameamea isolate UH-Manoa-2023 chromosome 6, ilVanTame1 primary haplotype, whole genome shotgun sequence:
- the LOC113393331 gene encoding cuticle protein 8-like — translation MDIDINHSLTLFKTTSKMFAKIVAFGTLLAAANAGLLHGHAVSSQSIVRHDEGHGTHLSYASPLVHAAPLAYAPVVYAPSAHYAGHEEYAHPKYDFAYSVADPHTGDHKSQHESRDGDAVHGYYSLVQPDGSVRKVEYSADDHSGFNAVVHNSAPSVHPQAYYHHY, via the exons ATGGATATTGACATCAATCACTCACTAACATTATTCAAAACAACATCAAAAATGTTTGCCAAA ATTGTAGCCTTCGGTACCCTGCTGGCAGCAGCCAACGCTGGTCTCTTGCACGGTCATGCCGTGTCTTCTCAAAGTATCGTGCGTCATGACGAAGGCCATGGCACTCATTTGTCCTACGCCTCTCCTCTTGTCCACGCTGCCCCCTTGGCTTATGCTCCCGTAGTATATGCACCTTCTGCTCACTATGCTGGTCACGAAGAATAC GCTCACCCCAAATACGACTTCGCGTACTCAGTAGCTGATCCCCACACCGGTGACCACAAGTCCCAGCACGAGAGCCGCGACGGTGACGCCGTGCACGGATATTACTCCTTGGTGCAGCCTGATGGCTCCGTCCGTAAGGTTGAATACTCTGCTGATGATCACAGTGG ATTCAATGCCGTTGTCCATAACTCTGCCCCATCAGTCCACCCCCAGGCTTACTACCATCATTACTGA